Proteins from a genomic interval of Rosa chinensis cultivar Old Blush chromosome 2, RchiOBHm-V2, whole genome shotgun sequence:
- the LOC112185440 gene encoding broad specificity amino-acid racemase RacX: MTTSFHTLNHPFRKLGFVNTHKTLYKTRRNQGLALALSPVLLQTRKFPEYKKNSGLSTACSNSFLGQPNTIGIIGGKSVDSTVIFLKKLFHWSKNGESCPPFILCSDPVLNKELLFTERSSLPWLDSKNERTKLDPTSVVENLRSKRIYLENSGARCIVMPCHISHSWHNEISDGCSVPFLHMGECVAKELKEAKLKPLEARSPLRIGVLATNATLTAGFYQEKLKREGFEVVLPDKATMEHTVIPAIEAFNRKDIEGSQNLLRIALQVLLVRAVNSVILAFDDMHDLLPRDDPLIKKCIDPMDALAWSTIKWATSAEKGT; encoded by the exons ATGACAACTTCTTTCCACACTTTGAACCATCCTTTCCGCAAATTGGGCTTTGTAAATACACATAAAACCCTCTACAAGACAAGGAGGAATCAGGGTTTAGCTCTAGCTCTATCCCCAGTTCTCTTGCAAACTAGGAAGTTTCCAGAGTATAAGAAGAATTCTGGTTTGAGTACCGCATGCAGCAATTCTTTTCTGGGTCAACCAAATACAATTGGTATAATTGGAGGGAAATCTGTCGATTCTACTGTTATTTTTCTGAAAAAACTATTTCACTGGAGTAAGAATGGAGAAAGTTGCCCTCCTTTTATTCTATGCTCTGATCCTGTGTTAAATAAAGAGCTGTTATTCACAGAGAGAAGCTCCTTACCTTGGCTTGACAGTAAAAATGAACGAACTAAACTTGATCCTACTTCAGTTGTGGAGAATCTGAGGAGTAAGAGGATTTATCTTGAAAATTCTGGTGCTCGTTGCATAGTAATGCCTTGTCATATTTCACATTCTTGGCATAATGAAATATCTGATGGATGTTCTGTTCCTTTCCTCCATATGGGTGAGTGTGTTGCCAAGGAGCTCAAGGAAGCAAAGTTGAAGCCACTTGAAGCCAGGAGTCCTTTGCGGATTGGAGTGCTTGCTACAAATGCAACTTTGACAGCAGGATTCTATCAGGAGAAACTGAAAAGGGAG GGATTTGAGGTTGTGTTGCCAGATAAAGCGACCATGGAACACACTGTCATCCCTGCTATTGAAGCTTTTAATAGAAAAGACATAGAGGGGTCACAAAATCTTTTGAGGATTGCACTCCAGGTTCTTCTGGTGAGGGCTGTGAACTCTGTGATTCTTGCCTTTGATGATATGCATGATCTCCTTCCCCGAGATGATCCTCTTATTAAGAAATGCATTGACCCTATGGATGCATTGGCCTGGTCAACCATAAAATGGGCTACATCTGCTGAAAAAGGTACATGA